Genomic window (Phacochoerus africanus isolate WHEZ1 chromosome 1, ROS_Pafr_v1, whole genome shotgun sequence):
ggaggggcaaggAGGAAACAACTAGCTGGTGGGGGCGGGTGTTGGGGGCTGGTTGACAGCCTGGGTAGGGTGGTCTGGATCATCTGGTGCCCTCCCAAGTGGGACCCCGGAGTAGCTCCTGTGTGGAAGGGTCCCTGGGtttgccccagccccaccctctcctTGAGCCGTGTCGACAGCAGAGGCAGAGAAGATGAGGATGCACAGCCCATTTCTGACTGGAGAGGAAAGCTTGTCATCTGGCTTTGCGGAGAAGGTTCCACTTATGCTCATAGTCCATTATCTTTACCGTGCTAGGATATCccatttaaaaggacaaaaacaatgtaaaatactTGAATGAGCTTGTATTATAACATTAATATTATTGAGAGTATCTGCTTTCCAGGCTGAAGTGATTCATTCATTATTCTAGTCCTGCTTTAGTCCTTTGTAATTTGTGGtaattatgcttttctttttaatacaaaaaaaatgtataaaaataaaaacttgaaaaggcaaaagactGGCTGGTCTCCCATGtgggccacagctgtgggtgTGAGGGACCTGCAGTCTGGATGTGCACGTGAAACCTTGAGGGGCTCTGCCAGTGGCCGGTGGGGAGTCACCAAGGCAAGGATTCCTTGTGCAGCTCAGCCTCTCGAGCGTCCAGCTCTCAAGAGCCTTTGCCAGCCTTGAATTCATGTTGCCTCATGTCTCAAGAGATGTGGGGGCTACAGCCAGTGCTATAGACCAGACATCGGTCCAGCAGCCAGAATTTCAGGGTTTCAAGCACTGGCCGTGGCCTGGCCTTGTGTGGAGAAACCACCAGGAAGATAGAGCTGACATCCCTGTGGGGTGTAAAGGAGTGAGTGACAAACCCTCTGGACTTTTGGGGTCCAGGTCGTTGCCTGGAGCCCTGAGGATTGAcaccagggaaggaaggaaccaTAAAGTCCCCCAACCATGACTGGCCCCTGGGCCCCTGTTGGCTTCTCCATGACCCACGAGGCCAGGTAGCAGCACTGGTGACATTCAGAGTGCCAGTCTGGCCATGGTGTGTGATTACAAAGGTATAAATGTGTTTTCTACTCATTATCTCACAGCTGTTTGTTTCCCAGGCCGGGCACTTCAGCATCCTGTCAGAGATGGTTTTCTAGACGATTCCAGTGTATGCCGGGTAGGTGGGAACCTTAACTGCCACCAACGGCCTGAAGGACCAAAGGAGAGTCTAGGAGGTGGTGAGCGGGGCTTCTGCAGGTCTCCCGGGAAGAGAAAGAGTGTTAATTCACCCTCACTCCTCAGCCTGTTGGGAATACCCTGAAAGACCCACCCAGTGTTTccttgagctgctgtggctccccGACGCCATGTAGTCATGAGAGCCAAAGTGAGTCGTGTAGTGGAGAGAAAACCACAAGTGTCTACTGCAGTTTGAAGGACACCAGTTTATTTCCCTGCCGTCTCTCACCTTTGCATGTTCTGCTGGGAATGTTGAGACCTCGGCCTTTGCTTGAGTCTCTCTGGTACCCAGTTTCAGACCCAGCCCCTCATCCCTCTGCGCCCAGACAGTACCCCAGATGCAAAGTCCTCACAGGGAGAAACACATCCCTTCTCCCACTTTCTCCTCACTCTTCACATTGCCGAGTTCACCGATGGTGAGCCGTTTTCCAGCTGTCTGTTCGTAGCATCGGGTTGTGGGTCAGGCCAGCAGCAGTGAGCACTTAGAGCACCGAGGCAGCAGGAGCTGCACCAGCTAAAGGGGAGCTATCCCAGGGAGGAGGGCGCCTCCTGGTGCACACCCGGCTGGCCAACTGGGCGGGTCCTCCGGGCACCAGGACTGCTAGGAAGAGGTTATTCGGATAGTTCTGCCTGGAGACCTGGCCCTGTCAGATGTTACAAGTCCTTTACAAAATTACAGTGGGTGCTTTTCTGGACAGAGCAGAACTGAGAGTTCAGGAATATATCAGAGTTAGAACTGACCATAGTGGTCTTTCAAGTTCATTTGTTCTTGGGAGCCCCACGGTGGGCACTGCTTCCACCTGAGCAGATCTGCGGTTTTGCTGTGTATAAAAAGGGTCACTGCCCAAATCGTCCTGAATCAGTGGTGCTTAACAACCGGTCCATCGTTGAGGGGAAAGTGACGACTCGCCCTTTGTTTAGCCATGTGTTTCTTGCCCTCTCACTGGAGGAAGAGGGTTCTAGGCCCTTTGGTCCTGCTTCACAGAGGCCGCTGAGGGGCCTCAGTTGGGTGTTCCCACAGGTCAGCAATTCAGACTTTTCCCTCCGTGCATGGAAGGGCCCCTAGTAGCAGGGCCACAGGGTTGGGCCTTTGGTTTCCGTGTGTGGCTGAAGGTACCAGGCTTGTCTGTACCTCTTTGGTACCTCAGCGTGGATCCCAGGAGGAACTCCTGGGGGTGGCTTCCATTTACAATGGGGGCTTGATCACATTACCTGTGTGTCTACTCGGGGGCAGAGGGGACTTGACCCCAGAACCACTGCCAGTGTGTCCTGGCCCTGGCCTGAGTAGAGTATGAGAGTTGTTTGGGACtcgggggggaggagggggcaaagCAGTGTCTTCTGGTTCCCCCACCCTGGCATCAGCCACAGCCTCCTGCCACCTTTGTCATTCCCTGTGTCTTCCCAAGGCCACAAGGAGTCATCTGGGATGTCTCAGATGCCTGGCTTCTTCCCTCTGACTGGCCTCCGTTCCCAGAGCTACAAGTTTTCCTCTTAAACTAACCCCTCCCTGGACCCCTTGGAGGATGGCAGGCAGTTAGTGTCCTGGCCCCATCCTTGGCCCTGCTTTCCAGGAAGGTGTCCTTCCCCTGCCCTCTTGGTGTCCTTGTTAGAGTGTGGGCCGAAGAGCAACCCAGAGGCCTCAGGCCACCTGGCAGTTCTCTGCTGAGGGGCCAGCCAGGGCAGCCCTCGGGCCATCTCTTACTCCATCTTCTTTGGGGGGTCGGGGATGCTCTCAGAGAGCGGGGTGAAGCCCAGCAGGATCGTGTGTCTCTCGTAGGCCTTGGTCTGCTTGAACACGGTGTCGGTCCCATGGAGGTGGTCCAGCACCCCCAGCACCCCGTAGCACTGGTTGAAcctggagcagagaggagggtgcCAATGTCCTTTTCACCTGTGTGGTCTGGCACGCGTTCTGAGCACTCAGCCGCtgccccatccccgcccccaccttgCTGACCACCTGCCTCAGAGTAACCTGCGGGTATGAATGCACTCCTGGAGCCACTCCAGACTGAAAATCTACCATCTTCCCCGAAAAGCTCTGTGATTTCACACATACAAGTCAGACCTGTGGCAGACCCAACTGGCTCGGGTAGGTTCTGGGACCACCCCTATCAGAATCCCCGGGAACACTTCGAATAGAGCTTCCAGGCCCTGGTTCCCCAGATGCTTCATGCAATTCATTGTACTTGGACTGTAACCCAACAGCCTGCAGTTGAGAAAAGCACCTCAGGTGATTCTGGTGCCGGAGGTTCCTAGCCCACAGCCTGCAGCCTTTCAGAGAGTGTGCACTCGGCTGGAATCGGATGCAGGTATTCAGTGCCTACGTGCATTTTCTGACAATGCCCATAGTTACATTAGATACTCAAAGGGCCCAGGCCCTAATTCGGATTAAAAACTCCCAGCCACAGGAAGATCTAGTgtcaggaaggaggaaaggggcaAGGTGACCTGGGTCCTGGGGGGTCAGTGTGTTCCTCATTTGGGGCACTTCTCCCTACACTAGGCTCACATTTTCACTGAGATAGCGGTGTCTGCTAGCAGGCACTCCGGGAGTAAAGGTGGAGGTTGTTGCCCGGGACCAGAACGGGGGAGGGGGTGCCTTACTTGAGATGGTGGTAGTCATGGAATTCAGGTGAAGGCAGGAAGGGTAGGTGGTAGCCACAGtgggagatgatggtgatgatgaaggCCAACGAAAACCACACGGTGATGGAGGACAAGTGGGAACCCATTATTATTGGACCCACCATTGCCGGCAGCATGTTGGAGGCCTGCAAGGAGAGGGCTGTTTGAAGGGGATGGAGGGGACCCAGGTGTGTGTTCCCATTACTCCAAGGTGGTTCCAGGAAGACATCTTTGACTTAGATCTGGAGAAGATGAATGAGCTTCTAGACATTGATTTGCTGGAGTCCTTCAGCTTTGAAACTTATTACAAGTTATTAATTATTTGCACCTGAATTTCTTCATTAGCAAAGTGAGGCTTTAGAAGGTTTGGGAGATGACTAAATGAGATAACTTAGGTTGGGCATATAGAGTAGCCTGGCCTATGCCAGGCCaacaataaatggtagctattgaaagggcagaagaaagaattagaCTATTAGTGTAGTCTAATTCTGTGCAGGAGACCTTAGCTTAGAGAAGGGGCCCTCTGCCCTTTCCTCTGTGGGGAGCAGAGTTCTACTCACCACGTGCTCAACGGGGTGGGCATATAAAGAGATCACTCCAATAGGAGCTGTCCACTCGTGGTGTTTCTTGTGGATTTTCTTGTAGAGTGTTGGATGGTGAAGGAGCCTGGGAAGATAGTTAACAGTTAATAATCTGTcaactccctctctccctcccccatcagACCATGAAAATCCAAATGTAGGAACTAGGGGTTGTACATCCATGGAGGAAAGTTGATAGCACACCGGACTGATGCTCAGACACACCTGCCTTTGAGTGCTCTTGGTGCATAATTAGGGGGTGGTGACATTACCTCTCTACCTCAGGTGCATCAACTGTAAAACAGGGATGATGGGCAGAAGATTGAAGAAGGGAATGGATTCAACGGGACACTGCCCTGGCACACACACGAATGGAGCTTCTGGACACTCCTCAGTCTTCTGAAGGTGTCAGCTGTGGAACCAATGGTTGTCTCCCTGTTAACTAGTTCCCGGGAAGCTTTGGGGCCGGGGGTATGTTCCGGGGATGAGTGAGGCAGGAAGAGCATGGAGCTGGCTGGGCGCAGGCAGCCCCTCACTCACCGGTGTGAGTAGTAGAACAGGACTTCCTCAGTCAGCGTGAAGATGGCGAGCTCCAGGAGGAACCAGTGGAAGGTGGGGAGCTCTTGGCGGCAGGGGTCTCCCCGCAACTTGAGGATGGGATAGAGGAAGACCAATAAGGGCAAGGAGATGACAAACTGGTTGAAGAGAACCATTTGGATAGACTTGCGTAGCTTCACGGGGTCCACCTGccggagagaggaaggaaggacagaggcaGACAAGCGTATAAGAAGTAGGAGCTCCTCTTCTAGGAACCAGGCTCCTGTGTGATCTGCTCAGGGGAGGCCCTCCCTCAGGAGTAGATGCCAGGAGTGATGtctggctgtagctggcagcccaGGGTGGAACCATCTGCTAACGCCCTGCCTTGGgaaactcccctcccccagccgtaGTCTCTGCCTGAACCTGCCTTCTGCTTCCTGCTTCTGCAACTTCCACCACTGTCCTCCCCCGTTCTCTGCTCCTGCCCAACTCCATGTACTCCTGACAG
Coding sequences:
- the FAXDC2 gene encoding fatty acid hydroxylase domain-containing protein 2 isoform X2, with product MKGEAGRTLHNEKPKQEGHVWGSMRRTAFILGSGLLLLVAFWNSVTWHLQRFWGASGYFWQAQWERLLSTFEGKEWTLFILGATQVPVFFFWSFSGLLLVVDTTGKPNFISRYRIQVGKNDPVDPVKLRKSIQMVLFNQFVISLPLLVFLYPILKLRGDPCRQELPTFHWFLLELAIFTLTEEVLFYYSHRLLHHPTLYKKIHKKHHEWTAPIGVISLYAHPVEHVASNMLPAMVGPIIMGSHLSSITVWFSLAFIITIISHCGYHLPFLPSPEFHDYHHLKFNQCYGVLGVLDHLHGTDTVFKQTKAYERHTILLGFTPLSESIPDPPKKME
- the FAXDC2 gene encoding fatty acid hydroxylase domain-containing protein 2 isoform X1, whose protein sequence is MKGEAGRTLHNEKPKQEGHVWGSMRRTAFILGSGLLLLVAFWNSVTWHLQRFWGASGYFWQAQWERLLSTFEGKEWTLFILGATQVPVFFFWSFSGLLLVVDTTGKPNFISRYRIQVGKNDPQVDPVKLRKSIQMVLFNQFVISLPLLVFLYPILKLRGDPCRQELPTFHWFLLELAIFTLTEEVLFYYSHRLLHHPTLYKKIHKKHHEWTAPIGVISLYAHPVEHVASNMLPAMVGPIIMGSHLSSITVWFSLAFIITIISHCGYHLPFLPSPEFHDYHHLKFNQCYGVLGVLDHLHGTDTVFKQTKAYERHTILLGFTPLSESIPDPPKKME